A window from Mycobacterium saskatchewanense encodes these proteins:
- a CDS encoding DUF2784 domain-containing protein: MKKGYAAAVAATVAAHFAYLVYVPSGGFLALRWPRTLVVHVPAVAWGVAVVGLELPCPLTWLEAWSRRHADMDPLPAAGFIDRYVAGVLYPTGRTGTAQGFAFAAAAASWVLLAARRSGRR, from the coding sequence GTGAAGAAGGGATACGCCGCCGCCGTGGCGGCGACCGTCGCGGCCCACTTCGCCTACCTCGTGTACGTCCCGTCGGGTGGCTTCCTCGCGCTGCGCTGGCCTCGCACGTTGGTGGTACACGTGCCCGCGGTTGCCTGGGGCGTCGCCGTGGTCGGGCTCGAGCTCCCCTGCCCGTTGACGTGGCTGGAAGCGTGGTCGCGCCGGCACGCCGACATGGATCCCTTGCCGGCGGCGGGGTTCATCGACCGCTACGTCGCCGGGGTGCTCTACCCGACCGGCCGGACTGGGACCGCGCAGGGATTCGCGTTCGCTGCCGCCGCGGCCTCCTGGGTGCTGTTGGCGGCGAGGCGTTCTGGCCGCCGCTAG
- a CDS encoding DUF5914 domain-containing protein, protein MNIREQIRQRWPKDLPLQVIPRTSWAAQQPTYREADPTLIESALNRSQRKPTGNWYAFAPSRDVRAGRPYGARVAGVDVVAWRDGLRRLRVGPRGCPHLGADLATGIVDDGRLICRWHGLALDGARREFGWSPLPSHDDGTLAWVRLDKVGGEAPLEAPVLPERPAGDTMAAVTSMVGVCEPADIIANRLDPWHGAWFHPYSFARLEVLTTPTEAADRFLVAVTFRIGRLGVPVIAEFTCPEARTIVMRIVDGEGVGSVVETHATPMGSGPDGRPRTAVLEATIAHSDRPGFKRASRLAPLISPLMRHAAGRLWRDDLAYAERRFDVRASRP, encoded by the coding sequence ATGAACATTCGCGAACAGATCCGCCAACGGTGGCCCAAAGACTTGCCCCTACAGGTCATCCCGCGCACATCGTGGGCCGCACAGCAGCCGACGTATCGAGAGGCGGATCCGACCCTCATCGAATCCGCGCTCAACCGCTCCCAGCGGAAGCCGACCGGGAACTGGTATGCGTTCGCCCCGAGCCGCGACGTGCGCGCCGGTCGGCCATACGGGGCCCGTGTTGCCGGTGTGGACGTCGTGGCCTGGCGCGACGGCCTGCGCCGGCTTCGCGTCGGTCCGCGCGGCTGCCCCCACCTGGGCGCCGACCTTGCCACCGGAATCGTCGACGACGGCAGGCTGATCTGCCGGTGGCACGGGTTGGCGCTGGACGGCGCCCGACGCGAGTTCGGCTGGAGCCCGCTGCCGAGCCACGACGACGGCACGCTGGCATGGGTGCGGCTCGACAAGGTCGGCGGCGAGGCGCCCCTGGAGGCGCCGGTGCTCCCGGAGCGCCCGGCCGGTGACACGATGGCCGCCGTCACCAGCATGGTTGGGGTGTGCGAGCCGGCCGACATCATCGCCAACCGCCTCGACCCCTGGCACGGCGCGTGGTTCCACCCGTACTCGTTCGCCAGGCTCGAGGTGCTCACCACGCCCACCGAAGCCGCCGACCGCTTCCTGGTCGCGGTCACCTTCCGGATCGGCCGGCTCGGGGTGCCCGTCATCGCGGAGTTCACCTGCCCGGAGGCCCGCACCATCGTGATGCGCATCGTGGACGGCGAGGGCGTCGGCAGCGTCGTCGAAACACACGCCACGCCAATGGGTTCGGGGCCCGACGGGCGGCCACGGACCGCCGTGCTGGAAGCGACCATCGCCCACTCGGACCGCCCGGGTTTCAAGCGGGCGTCGCGGTTGGCGCCACTGATCTCACCGCTGATGCGCCACGCCGCCGGCCGCCTGTGGCGCGATGACCTCGCCTACGCCGAGCGCCGCTTCGACGTCCGCGCGTCCCGGCCGTGA
- a CDS encoding FAD-dependent oxidoreductase, with protein MTGTDRRRETFAAPEGLPNADALPARPRAVVVGGGIAGLTAATGLAERGVAVEVIERENYLGGRVGGWTEQHGASPLAMNRGFHAFFRQYYNLRALLARIDPQLRMLTPVEDYPLIDGAGRRDSFRGLPQTPPWNAVAFAARSPTFRLRDFLEIDARAAAPLAAVSVPDIYRRLDNSDAATFLTNIRFPEAARHLAFEVFSRSFFADPSELSAAELATMFHIYFLGSSEGLIFDVPNENYDSALWRPLQRHLEKHGARVRLGTGVAHIEAGPAAPFRVHTDSGEHLDAEAVVLATDIAGLQRIVAASDGLAGDTWRAQIERMRVAPPFAVHRLWLDRPVAADRPAFLGTAGHKPLDNISVLERYELQAAEWARAHQGSVVELHCYALHSPDSRAAAIGQLHRLYPETVAAQIVSEVSLVRDDCPLFAPGSYDDRPRVVTPHPGLLLAGDAIRIDLPVALMERAATTGWCAANELLRSWGLAGHPLQSVPTRGRSPLLRWLATRERATRR; from the coding sequence ATGACGGGGACCGATCGCCGCCGTGAGACGTTCGCGGCCCCAGAGGGACTGCCGAATGCCGACGCCCTGCCGGCGCGCCCGCGGGCGGTCGTCGTCGGCGGCGGCATCGCGGGTCTGACCGCCGCCACCGGGCTGGCCGAACGCGGCGTCGCCGTCGAGGTGATCGAACGCGAGAACTACCTCGGCGGCCGGGTGGGCGGCTGGACCGAGCAGCACGGCGCGTCGCCGCTGGCGATGAACCGCGGTTTCCACGCCTTCTTCCGCCAGTACTACAACCTGCGGGCCCTGCTGGCGCGCATCGACCCGCAGCTGCGGATGCTCACCCCCGTCGAGGACTATCCGCTCATCGACGGCGCCGGCCGGCGCGACAGCTTCCGTGGGCTGCCCCAGACCCCGCCGTGGAACGCCGTGGCCTTCGCCGCGCGCAGCCCCACCTTCCGGCTCCGCGACTTTCTCGAGATCGACGCCCGGGCGGCGGCGCCCCTGGCCGCCGTGTCGGTGCCCGACATCTATCGGCGGCTCGACAACTCGGACGCCGCAACGTTTTTGACGAACATCCGGTTTCCCGAAGCCGCGCGGCACCTGGCGTTCGAGGTGTTTTCGCGGAGCTTCTTCGCCGACCCCTCGGAATTGTCCGCGGCCGAGCTGGCCACCATGTTCCACATCTATTTCCTGGGCTCCAGCGAGGGACTCATCTTCGACGTCCCCAACGAGAACTACGACAGCGCCCTGTGGCGACCGCTCCAGCGCCACCTCGAAAAACACGGCGCCCGAGTCCGGCTCGGCACCGGCGTGGCCCACATCGAGGCGGGCCCCGCGGCACCGTTCCGGGTGCACACCGACTCCGGGGAACACCTCGACGCCGAGGCCGTCGTGCTCGCCACCGACATCGCCGGCCTGCAGAGGATTGTCGCCGCGTCCGACGGCCTCGCCGGTGACACCTGGCGCGCGCAGATAGAGCGGATGCGCGTCGCCCCGCCATTCGCCGTGCACCGGCTCTGGCTCGATCGCCCGGTCGCGGCCGACAGGCCGGCGTTTCTGGGAACCGCCGGCCACAAGCCGCTGGACAACATCAGCGTCCTGGAGCGCTACGAGCTCCAAGCCGCCGAATGGGCCCGGGCGCACCAGGGCTCGGTCGTCGAACTGCACTGTTACGCCTTGCACTCCCCCGACTCGCGCGCGGCGGCCATCGGACAGCTACACCGGCTGTACCCGGAAACCGTGGCGGCGCAAATCGTTTCCGAGGTTTCGCTGGTGCGTGATGACTGCCCGTTGTTCGCCCCGGGTTCGTACGATGACCGGCCCCGAGTGGTCACCCCTCATCCGGGTCTGCTGCTGGCCGGCGACGCCATCCGCATCGACCTGCCGGTGGCGCTGATGGAACGCGCCGCGACCACCGGATGGTGCGCGGCCAACGAATTGCTGAGATCATGGGGACTGGCCGGGCACCCGCTGCAATCCGTACCCACCCGGGGCCGCTCGCCACTCCTGCGGTGGCTGGCCACGCGTGAAAGAGCCACACGACGATGA
- a CDS encoding class I SAM-dependent methyltransferase, whose amino-acid sequence MRVGDLGLPHGDLSAAFDAGASAYDRLVGANPGYHAHLLLSARRMRLPNRGKGLRILDAGCGTGASTAALLAVAPEADIVAVDASRGMLDAARAKDWPASVRFVHAPIEGLAAEGITGPFDGILAAYLIRNVAEPDEQLRRFRALLRPGGTLAVHEYSVRDSRAATAIWHAVCWSIIIPAGWLRTRDTALYRYLWRSVLTFDGAERFRRRLADAGFAAVHSETVPGWEANIVHTFLADAPS is encoded by the coding sequence GTGCGCGTCGGTGATCTGGGGCTGCCCCACGGCGACCTGTCCGCCGCGTTCGACGCCGGGGCCTCGGCATACGACCGGCTCGTCGGCGCCAACCCCGGCTATCACGCCCACCTGCTGCTCTCGGCGCGCCGCATGCGACTGCCAAACCGCGGCAAGGGATTACGGATACTCGACGCCGGATGCGGAACCGGGGCGTCGACCGCCGCCCTGCTCGCCGTCGCGCCCGAGGCCGACATCGTCGCCGTGGACGCGTCGCGCGGCATGCTCGACGCGGCGCGCGCGAAGGACTGGCCCGCGTCGGTGCGCTTCGTGCACGCGCCCATCGAGGGCCTGGCCGCGGAGGGCATCACCGGGCCGTTCGACGGCATCCTCGCCGCGTACCTGATCCGCAACGTGGCCGAACCCGACGAGCAATTGCGGAGATTCCGCGCGCTGCTGCGCCCCGGCGGCACCCTGGCCGTGCACGAGTACTCGGTGCGTGACTCCCGCGCCGCCACGGCGATCTGGCACGCCGTCTGCTGGAGCATCATCATCCCCGCGGGGTGGCTGCGCACCCGCGACACCGCCCTGTACCGCTACCTGTGGCGCAGTGTGCTGACGTTCGACGGCGCGGAGCGGTTCCGCCGGCGCCTCGCCGACGCGGGGTTCGCCGCGGTGCACAGCGAGACGGTGCCCGGCTGGGAAGCCAACATCGTGCACACGTTCCTCGCGGACGCCCCGTCATGA
- a CDS encoding lycopene cyclase domain-containing protein — MTGLGYTLPAAVAVAAVCALELAVLRTGLFRRPAYWLSMVIVLGFQIPVDGWLTKLSSPIVIYDDHQTTGLRFPFDIPIEDFLFGFAMVTAVLLLWERQRARR; from the coding sequence ATGACCGGGCTGGGCTACACCCTGCCCGCCGCGGTGGCCGTCGCGGCGGTCTGCGCGTTGGAATTGGCGGTGCTGCGCACCGGCCTGTTCCGCCGGCCCGCCTATTGGCTGTCGATGGTGATCGTGCTGGGCTTCCAGATCCCCGTCGACGGCTGGCTGACCAAACTCAGCTCGCCCATCGTCATCTACGACGATCACCAGACAACCGGCCTGCGGTTCCCGTTCGACATCCCGATCGAGGATTTCCTGTTCGGTTTCGCGATGGTGACCGCGGTGCTGCTGCTATGGGAACGGCAACGTGCGCGTCGGTGA
- a CDS encoding lycopene cyclase domain-containing protein, with protein sequence MSDRWQYLLVLAACLAITAPLEAFGPGVYRQWRRLTRAVLPVAAVFLIWDEFAVAARVWSYSPTYISGLIIPFRVPIEEVLFFLVIPVCGLLTYNAVSTILGKVHRR encoded by the coding sequence ATGAGCGATCGGTGGCAATACCTGCTGGTCCTGGCCGCCTGCCTGGCGATCACCGCGCCGTTGGAGGCGTTCGGCCCCGGCGTCTACCGTCAGTGGCGGCGGCTCACCCGAGCGGTCCTGCCGGTCGCGGCCGTCTTCTTGATCTGGGACGAGTTCGCCGTAGCCGCGCGCGTGTGGAGCTACAGCCCCACCTACATCAGCGGCCTAATCATCCCGTTCCGCGTGCCCATCGAGGAAGTGCTCTTCTTCCTGGTGATCCCGGTGTGCGGCCTGCTGACGTACAACGCCGTCAGCACCATCCTCGGCAAGGTCCACCGCCGATGA
- a CDS encoding phytoene/squalene synthase family protein — MIRSELDAAGIDDPRLREGYRRCRELNAAHGRTFFLATRLLAPDQRPAVHALYGFARYADDILDDLDPTVGTDARAERLQRLADRFFAGGDHADDPVLTAVTHTVRRYRIGAALFEDFLASMRMDLTITDYPDREALNLYMRGSAEAIGLQVLPVLGAVVPVEEAAPYAAALGRAFQLTNFLRDVDEDLLRGRVYLPADELAAHGVDRDLLMWCHRHRRTDPRVRDALAAQHEITRETYRFADSGIATLAPRSRPCVATAAELYSEILDRIEASDFAVFNHRATVGKARRLQVAGIGLIRSWRARNSAATVSDPPGAA, encoded by the coding sequence ATGATCCGCAGCGAGCTCGACGCGGCTGGAATCGACGACCCCCGCCTGCGTGAGGGGTACCGCCGCTGCCGCGAACTCAACGCCGCACACGGCCGTACGTTCTTCTTGGCCACCCGGTTGTTGGCGCCGGACCAGCGGCCCGCCGTGCACGCGCTGTACGGCTTCGCCCGCTACGCCGACGACATCCTCGACGACCTCGACCCGACGGTGGGCACCGACGCCCGGGCCGAACGGCTGCAGCGCCTTGCCGACCGGTTCTTCGCCGGCGGCGACCACGCCGACGACCCGGTCCTGACGGCCGTCACCCACACCGTCCGCCGCTACCGCATCGGCGCCGCGCTGTTCGAGGACTTCCTGGCGTCGATGCGGATGGACCTCACCATCACCGACTATCCCGACCGGGAAGCGCTCAATCTCTACATGCGCGGTTCCGCGGAGGCGATCGGCCTGCAGGTGCTGCCCGTGCTGGGCGCCGTGGTGCCGGTGGAGGAGGCCGCGCCGTACGCCGCGGCGCTCGGCCGGGCCTTCCAGCTGACCAACTTCCTGCGCGACGTCGACGAGGACCTGCTGCGCGGTCGGGTTTACCTGCCGGCCGACGAGCTGGCGGCCCATGGCGTCGACCGGGACCTGCTGATGTGGTGTCACCGGCACCGCCGCACCGATCCGCGGGTTCGCGACGCCCTGGCGGCCCAGCACGAGATCACCCGGGAGACATACAGATTCGCCGACTCGGGGATCGCCACGCTGGCGCCGCGGTCGCGGCCGTGCGTCGCGACGGCCGCCGAGCTCTACTCGGAAATCCTGGACCGCATCGAGGCGAGCGACTTCGCCGTGTTCAACCACCGCGCCACCGTGGGCAAGGCGCGACGGCTCCAGGTCGCCGGTATCGGGCTGATACGGTCGTGGCGGGCGCGCAACAGCGCGGCGACTGTTTCTGATCCTCCAGGAGCCGCATGA
- the crtI gene encoding phytoene desaturase family protein, protein MRTIGGRSDRVVVVGAGLAGLAAALHLAGRGREVTVVERYPWPGGRAGRLDVDGYRVDTGPTVLTMPDIIDDAFAAVGESRSDRLELLPVDPAYRAVFADGSAIDVHSDAERMTAAIEQFAGFGQAAGYRRLREWLGRLYRIEFDGFIAANFDSPLSMLTPQLARLAAIGGFRKWERMVQRHISDERLQRVFTFQSLYAGVAPRDALAVYAVIAYMDTISGVVFPRGGVRALPDALAAAAIDAGVTFRYGAAVTGLERVGGRVNAVRTDRSERIECDAVVLTTELPQTYALLGRRPRRVLPLRVSPSAVVAHVGCRAVAPETAHHTILFGDAWDQTFTDIVRDGRLMRDPSLLVTRPTASDPTLAPAGRDLLYVLAPAPNLARGTVDWAAVRGAYTDDMIDHVTERLLPGLRDDATVLDVVTPADWARQGMAAGSPFALAHTFAQTGPFRPANMVRGIDNAVLAGSSTVPGVGVPTALISGRLAADRITGPHPDATGRKMTHIDTKAGTR, encoded by the coding sequence ATGCGGACCATCGGGGGACGCAGCGATCGCGTCGTGGTGGTCGGCGCCGGCCTGGCCGGGCTGGCCGCGGCGCTACACCTGGCCGGCCGTGGCCGCGAGGTCACGGTCGTCGAACGCTACCCCTGGCCCGGCGGCCGGGCCGGGCGGCTCGACGTGGACGGCTACCGGGTCGACACCGGGCCCACGGTGCTGACCATGCCGGACATCATCGACGACGCGTTCGCGGCCGTGGGCGAGAGCCGGTCGGATCGCCTCGAGCTGTTGCCCGTCGATCCGGCATACCGTGCGGTCTTCGCGGATGGCAGCGCGATCGATGTGCACAGCGACGCGGAGCGGATGACCGCGGCGATCGAACAGTTCGCTGGCTTCGGGCAGGCAGCGGGCTACCGGCGGCTGCGCGAGTGGCTGGGGCGCTTGTACCGCATCGAGTTCGACGGCTTCATCGCCGCAAACTTCGATTCCCCGCTGTCGATGCTGACCCCACAACTCGCGCGGCTGGCCGCGATCGGGGGCTTCCGCAAGTGGGAGCGAATGGTCCAGCGCCACATCAGCGACGAACGGCTGCAGCGGGTCTTCACCTTCCAGTCGCTGTACGCCGGCGTGGCGCCGCGCGACGCGTTGGCGGTCTACGCGGTGATCGCGTACATGGACACCATCTCGGGTGTGGTGTTCCCGCGCGGCGGCGTGCGGGCGCTCCCCGACGCGCTCGCCGCCGCGGCGATCGACGCGGGGGTGACGTTCCGCTACGGCGCCGCGGTCACCGGACTGGAACGCGTCGGCGGCCGGGTCAACGCCGTGCGCACCGACCGGTCCGAGCGCATCGAGTGCGACGCGGTGGTGTTGACCACCGAGCTGCCGCAAACCTATGCCTTGCTGGGCCGCAGACCGCGGCGGGTGCTGCCGCTGCGGGTGTCGCCGTCGGCCGTCGTGGCCCATGTCGGATGCCGCGCCGTTGCACCCGAAACCGCGCATCACACAATCCTTTTCGGCGACGCGTGGGATCAGACGTTCACCGACATCGTCCGCGATGGGCGGCTCATGCGGGATCCGTCGCTGCTGGTGACCCGCCCGACGGCGAGCGACCCGACGCTCGCCCCGGCCGGGCGCGACCTGCTGTACGTGCTCGCACCCGCGCCGAACCTCGCCCGCGGCACCGTCGACTGGGCCGCGGTCCGCGGCGCCTACACCGACGACATGATCGACCACGTCACCGAGCGACTGCTGCCCGGATTGCGTGACGACGCGACCGTCCTGGACGTCGTCACCCCGGCCGACTGGGCGCGTCAGGGCATGGCCGCCGGCAGCCCCTTCGCGCTCGCCCATACGTTCGCCCAGACCGGCCCGTTCCGGCCGGCGAACATGGTGCGCGGCATCGACAACGCCGTGCTCGCCGGCTCGTCCACCGTCCCCGGAGTGGGTGTCCCGACCGCGCTGATCTCCGGGCGACTCGCCGCGGACCGCATCACCGGCCCGCATCCCGACGCGACCGGGCGAAAGATGACGCACATCGACACGAAAGCCGGAACGCGATGA
- a CDS encoding polyprenyl synthetase family protein → MRALSLKPVTEAPPVAAGRLSADGLDAWRSGLRHAALADVAEFVARQARELDTTRVDAAAKILVEFVSGGKCLRSIFMYLGWLCGAAPSRAALRAAASLELLHAFALLQDDVMDGSPERRGRPAAHLQFSDWHRRRGLAGSARRFGESSAILLGDLCLIWAEQMLRESGVGPRRLQPVWPRYDAMRTELAVGQFADLASDIGNLPTLEVVLDVARRKSGNYTVRRPLEMGAAMAGCDERTLAQLGRYGADVGEAFQLRDDVLGVFGSPATTGKPSGGDLLERKATSVVVTALQLADAPTRHELGALLNSERLDEAGLDRCKALIMASGAVQLIEGMISDRVASAREHVGGMAIDEGLRGALDEMAAACTDREV, encoded by the coding sequence ATGCGTGCATTGTCGTTGAAACCGGTCACCGAAGCGCCGCCAGTTGCCGCCGGCCGCCTGAGCGCCGACGGACTCGACGCCTGGCGGTCCGGGTTGCGGCACGCCGCGCTTGCCGACGTTGCCGAGTTCGTGGCTCGCCAAGCCCGCGAGCTGGACACGACGCGCGTCGACGCGGCCGCCAAGATCTTGGTGGAGTTCGTCTCGGGCGGTAAATGCCTGAGATCGATCTTCATGTATCTCGGCTGGCTGTGCGGCGCGGCGCCGAGCCGGGCCGCCCTGCGCGCCGCGGCCAGCCTGGAGTTGCTGCACGCCTTTGCGCTGCTGCAGGACGACGTGATGGACGGTTCACCCGAACGGCGCGGCCGCCCGGCGGCGCACCTGCAATTCTCCGACTGGCATCGCCGGCGCGGCCTGGCCGGTTCCGCCCGCCGGTTCGGCGAATCGTCGGCCATCCTGCTGGGCGACCTATGCCTGATCTGGGCCGAGCAGATGCTGCGCGAAAGCGGCGTCGGGCCGCGGCGGCTGCAACCGGTGTGGCCGCGCTACGACGCGATGCGCACCGAGCTGGCGGTGGGCCAATTCGCGGATCTGGCAAGCGATATCGGCAACCTGCCGACCCTGGAGGTCGTGCTCGACGTGGCGCGGCGCAAGTCGGGCAATTACACGGTGCGCCGGCCGCTGGAGATGGGCGCGGCCATGGCCGGGTGCGACGAGCGGACCCTGGCGCAGCTCGGTCGGTACGGCGCCGATGTCGGGGAGGCGTTTCAACTCCGCGACGACGTACTCGGCGTCTTCGGCTCCCCGGCCACCACCGGTAAGCCCAGCGGAGGCGACCTGCTCGAACGGAAGGCCACCAGCGTGGTGGTCACCGCCTTGCAGCTGGCCGACGCGCCGACCCGGCACGAACTCGGCGCGCTGCTGAACAGCGAGCGCCTCGACGAGGCCGGGCTGGACCGGTGCAAGGCGCTGATCATGGCCAGCGGCGCCGTCCAACTGATAGAAGGAATGATCAGCGACCGTGTCGCGTCAGCGCGCGAACACGTCGGCGGCATGGCGATCGACGAGGGCCTGCGCGGCGCGCTGGACGAGATGGCGGCCGCATGCACGGACAGGGAAGTATGA
- a CDS encoding MarR family winged helix-turn-helix transcriptional regulator: MDAEEQRWGRDALESLISADLREISTESDQIGRLFAVSQDLRPNDFRALLHIMVAETAGRPMTSGDLSQRMGLSGSAITYLVDRLIESGHLRRDSHPDDRRKVILRHGDSALATARSFFSPLSTHTRAALQHFPDEDLLAAHRVFAGLIAAMRDFQNELGHPHA; this comes from the coding sequence ATGGACGCTGAGGAGCAGCGCTGGGGGCGAGACGCCCTGGAGTCGCTGATCTCGGCCGACCTGCGGGAGATTTCCACCGAATCCGACCAGATCGGCCGGCTGTTCGCGGTGTCGCAAGACTTAAGGCCCAACGATTTCCGCGCCCTGCTGCACATCATGGTTGCCGAGACCGCGGGCCGCCCGATGACGTCGGGTGATCTGAGCCAACGGATGGGACTGTCTGGGTCGGCCATCACCTACCTGGTGGATCGGCTGATCGAATCGGGTCACCTTCGGCGCGACTCCCACCCGGACGACCGGCGTAAGGTCATTCTCCGCCACGGGGACTCGGCTCTGGCCACGGCGCGCTCGTTCTTCAGCCCGCTGTCCACGCACACGCGCGCCGCTCTACAGCACTTCCCGGATGAGGATCTGCTGGCCGCCCACCGAGTGTTCGCCGGGCTGATCGCCGCGATGAGGGACTTTCAGAATGAACTTGGCCACCCGCACGCCTGA
- a CDS encoding sulfate ABC transporter substrate-binding protein translates to MLAVLVGVAAACQGGAADTVGGGGLAKGNTKITLVAYSVPEPGWSKVIPAFNASEEGRGVQVITSYAASADQSRGVVEGKPADIVNFSVEPDVTRLVKAGKVSADWDKDGTKGIPFGSVVTLVVRKGNPKNIRDWDDLLRPGIEVITPSPLSSGSAKWNLLAPYAAKSGGGADAQAGIAYISKLVSEHVNLRPGSGRVATDVFVEGSGDVLISYENEAIAAERQGKPVEHVIPPQTFKIENPVAVVSTSPHLDAAVAFKNFQYTAAAQQVWAQAGFRAVDPAVAAKFRDQYPVPVKLWTIADLGGWAAADPQLFDKSTGSITKIYLKATG, encoded by the coding sequence GTGCTCGCCGTGCTCGTCGGTGTGGCGGCGGCCTGTCAGGGAGGGGCCGCCGACACCGTGGGCGGTGGCGGACTGGCCAAGGGCAACACGAAGATCACCCTCGTCGCGTACTCGGTCCCCGAACCGGGCTGGAGCAAGGTGATTCCGGCGTTCAACGCCTCCGAGGAAGGCAGGGGCGTGCAGGTGATCACGTCGTATGCGGCCTCGGCCGACCAGTCGCGTGGCGTCGTGGAGGGCAAGCCGGCCGATATCGTCAACTTTTCCGTCGAGCCCGACGTCACTCGATTGGTCAAGGCGGGCAAGGTTTCTGCCGACTGGGATAAAGACGGCACCAAGGGTATCCCGTTCGGGTCGGTGGTGACGCTGGTGGTGCGCAAAGGCAATCCGAAAAACATCAGAGACTGGGATGACCTGCTGCGACCGGGAATCGAAGTGATCACGCCGAGCCCGCTGAGTTCCGGTTCGGCGAAATGGAATCTGCTGGCCCCGTACGCCGCGAAGAGCGGCGGCGGTGCCGATGCCCAAGCGGGCATCGCGTACATCAGCAAGCTGGTGAGTGAGCACGTCAACCTGCGTCCCGGGTCGGGGCGGGTCGCCACCGACGTCTTTGTCGAGGGCAGCGGCGACGTGTTGATCAGCTACGAAAACGAGGCGATCGCGGCCGAACGGCAGGGCAAGCCGGTCGAACACGTCATTCCGCCGCAGACCTTCAAGATCGAGAACCCAGTGGCGGTGGTGAGTACCAGCCCGCATCTGGATGCGGCGGTCGCGTTCAAGAACTTCCAGTACACCGCTGCGGCGCAGCAGGTTTGGGCGCAGGCGGGTTTTCGGGCGGTCGATCCGGCCGTTGCGGCCAAATTCCGCGACCAGTATCCGGTGCCGGTAAAGCTGTGGACGATCGCCGACCTCGGGGGGTGGGCGGCGGCGGATCCACAGCTCTTCGACAAGAGCACCGGCAGCATCACCAAGATCTACCTGAAGGCCACCGGATGA
- the cysT gene encoding sulfate ABC transporter permease subunit CysT, whose protein sequence is MTTAIIPDPEAIRPELVQPGSELERALPVVSSPSPPVGTSLRVGVATLWLSVIVLLPLAAIAWQATGHGWQAFWLAITSHAAIESFRVTLTISVVVTLVNVVFGLMTAWVLVRDNFIGKGVLDAIIDLPFALPTIVTSLVMLALYGKNSPVGLHLQHTPPGVTVALVFVTLPLVVRAVQPVLLEIDREVEEAAASLGATGPRIFTSIVLPALTPALLSGAGLAFSRAIGEFGSVVTIGGAVPGKTEVSSQWIRALIENDDRTGAAAISIVLLSISFTVLLMLRIVGGRAAKREEKAA, encoded by the coding sequence ATGACGACCGCTATCATTCCCGATCCGGAGGCGATCCGCCCCGAACTCGTTCAGCCGGGCAGTGAACTCGAGCGGGCCCTGCCCGTCGTGTCCTCGCCCAGCCCGCCGGTCGGCACGTCACTTCGGGTCGGCGTGGCGACGCTGTGGCTTTCGGTGATCGTGCTGTTGCCGCTCGCCGCCATTGCCTGGCAGGCGACCGGCCATGGCTGGCAGGCCTTCTGGTTGGCGATCACGTCCCATGCCGCCATCGAGTCGTTTCGGGTGACGCTGACGATCTCCGTTGTGGTCACCCTTGTCAACGTCGTGTTCGGTCTGATGACCGCCTGGGTGCTGGTGCGGGACAACTTCATCGGGAAAGGCGTGCTCGACGCGATCATCGACCTGCCGTTCGCGCTGCCGACCATCGTCACCAGCCTGGTGATGCTCGCGCTGTACGGCAAGAACAGTCCGGTGGGCCTGCACCTGCAACACACCCCGCCGGGGGTGACCGTGGCGCTGGTGTTCGTCACATTGCCGTTAGTGGTGCGCGCGGTTCAGCCGGTGCTGCTGGAAATCGATCGGGAAGTCGAAGAGGCGGCGGCCTCACTGGGCGCCACCGGCCCCAGGATATTCACGTCGATCGTGCTGCCCGCGCTGACCCCGGCGCTGCTGTCCGGCGCGGGTTTGGCGTTCTCGCGGGCCATCGGCGAGTTCGGTTCGGTGGTGACCATCGGGGGCGCGGTGCCGGGCAAGACCGAGGTGTCGTCCCAGTGGATACGAGCCCTGATCGAGAATGACGACCGTACCGGCGCCGCAGCGATATCGATTGTGCTGTTGTCGATCTCGTTCACCGTGCTGCTCATGTTGCGGATCGTCGGCGGCCGCGCGGCCAAGCGTGAGGAGAAGGCCGCATGA